In Mesorhizobium sp. 113-3-3, a genomic segment contains:
- a CDS encoding HD-GYP domain-containing protein produces the protein MTDVEKEGVGLSELVSALSYALDISEGHPTGHCVRACWIGFHIGREIGLSRIELSNLYYTLLLKDVGCSSNAARICSLYLADDIALKHDFHLVNDSLPQILRFVLSRTGMKAKLAERFRALLNVAMNGGTIANELFQTRCQTGAEIVRQMRFPEPVARGVMDLDEHWNGQGQPARLAGEAISPLARIALVAQIADVFYASAGAEGAIAELRARSGTWFEPRLVAACERAAGAPGFWAMLDSPELAIAVIELSPGDERLPINDDYLDDVAAAFAKVVDAKSPFTNGHSERVALFTDLIAEGLGLDDQRRRRLKRAALLHDIGKLGVSNQILDKAGKLDDAEWTAVRHHPALGEIILSRIGAFRELSRIAGAHHERLDGKGYPRGVGADAIDLDTRIVTTADIFDALTAERPYRAAMPVSKAFEIMANDIGTAIDPVCFEALQRAVLQLDRMAA, from the coding sequence ATGACGGATGTCGAGAAGGAGGGCGTCGGGCTCTCCGAACTGGTCAGCGCTCTGAGCTATGCGCTCGACATCAGCGAAGGCCATCCAACAGGGCACTGCGTCCGCGCCTGCTGGATCGGCTTTCATATTGGCCGGGAGATCGGCCTGTCGCGAATAGAGCTTTCAAATCTCTACTATACGCTTCTGCTCAAGGATGTCGGTTGCAGCAGCAATGCGGCGCGCATCTGCAGCCTCTATCTCGCAGATGACATCGCCTTGAAACACGATTTCCATCTCGTCAATGACAGTCTGCCGCAGATCCTGCGCTTCGTGCTGTCGCGCACCGGTATGAAGGCGAAGCTTGCCGAGCGGTTCCGCGCGTTGCTCAATGTCGCCATGAACGGTGGCACAATCGCCAACGAGCTCTTCCAGACCCGTTGCCAGACCGGCGCCGAGATTGTCAGGCAAATGCGATTCCCGGAGCCTGTGGCGAGAGGCGTCATGGATCTTGACGAGCACTGGAACGGGCAGGGGCAGCCGGCTCGTCTGGCTGGTGAAGCGATATCGCCTCTTGCGCGCATCGCGCTTGTCGCCCAGATCGCTGACGTCTTCTACGCCAGTGCCGGTGCCGAGGGAGCGATCGCAGAGTTGCGCGCACGTTCCGGTACCTGGTTCGAACCGCGACTTGTCGCGGCGTGTGAAAGGGCGGCTGGCGCACCGGGATTCTGGGCGATGCTCGATTCGCCCGAGCTTGCGATTGCGGTGATCGAATTGTCACCCGGGGACGAGCGCCTGCCGATCAACGATGACTATCTGGATGACGTCGCCGCTGCCTTTGCCAAGGTGGTCGACGCCAAATCGCCTTTCACCAACGGCCACAGCGAACGCGTCGCCCTGTTCACCGATCTGATTGCCGAAGGACTTGGGCTGGATGACCAACGTCGGCGGCGGCTGAAACGTGCCGCCTTGCTGCATGACATAGGCAAGCTTGGCGTTTCCAACCAGATCCTGGATAAAGCCGGCAAGCTTGATGACGCTGAATGGACGGCCGTGCGCCATCATCCCGCGCTTGGCGAGATCATCTTGTCGCGGATCGGTGCGTTCCGCGAGCTTTCGCGTATCGCCGGCGCGCATCACGAAAGGCTCGACGGCAAGGGCTATCCGCGCGGCGTCGGGGCGGATGCGATTGACCTCGATACACGCATCGTCACCACGGCCGATATCTTCGATGCGCTGACGGCGGAGCGTCCGTATCGCGCGGCGATGCCCGTGTCGAAAGCCTTCGAGATCATGGCTAACGATATCGGCACGGCCATCGATCCGGTTTGCTTTGAGGCGCTCCAGCGTGCCGTCCTGCAACTGGATCGGATGGCGGCTTGA
- a CDS encoding cold-shock protein, with amino-acid sequence MSTGTVKWFNATKGFGFIQPDDGSADVFVHISAVERAGMRDIVEGQKLGYEMVRDNKSGKMSADQLKAA; translated from the coding sequence ATGAGCACCGGCACAGTTAAATGGTTCAACGCCACCAAAGGTTTTGGTTTTATTCAGCCTGACGACGGTTCGGCCGACGTTTTCGTCCACATCTCGGCCGTAGAGCGCGCCGGCATGCGTGACATCGTCGAGGGCCAGAAGCTCGGCTACGAGATGGTCCGCGACAACAAGTCCGGCAAGATGTCGGCCGACCAGTTGAAGGCGGCCTGA
- a CDS encoding OsmC family protein: MTIREASAKWQGTLKEGSGRVKLGSGVFEGAYSFPSRFESGPGTNPEELIAAAHAGCFSMALSAILGIAHHIPTSISTVAKVHLGATAAGPTITRIELETQAEIPGLSPDEFQNLAERAKTTCLVSRALAGVASITLKAELLATTTTAH, from the coding sequence ATGACCATTCGCGAAGCCTCGGCCAAGTGGCAAGGGACGCTGAAAGAGGGTTCTGGCCGGGTGAAGCTCGGCAGCGGGGTCTTCGAAGGCGCCTATTCCTTCCCGTCGCGTTTCGAGAGCGGTCCAGGCACCAACCCGGAAGAGCTGATCGCCGCAGCGCATGCCGGCTGCTTCTCGATGGCGCTCAGCGCCATACTGGGCATAGCCCATCATATACCGACAAGCATCAGCACCGTTGCCAAGGTGCATCTGGGCGCAACCGCCGCGGGGCCGACGATCACCCGCATCGAGCTTGAGACGCAAGCCGAGATTCCGGGGCTTTCTCCGGACGAATTCCAGAACCTCGCCGAGCGGGCGAAAACGACATGCCTCGTTTCGCGCGCCCTGGCCGGCGTGGCCTCCATCACGCTCAAGGCCGAGCTCCTCGCGACCACCACCACGGCACACTGA
- a CDS encoding TadE/TadG family type IV pilus assembly protein, translating into MQFFRRFLRNRDGNVLIISALVMPVLIGMAALVTEYGAALVERADNQRVADLSAYAGALAYNVNKSTSQMTATAVGVAVLNGVPAANVQVSLVASPKTTGVNAVSVSINTYRTLFLARVLDNRQQLQIYANSVAELGAQPQTPGCMLALDGTQTGLTLSGGTSITAQKCTVSSNNTVTVPCGTSISALGVNYNSAAAPSQPCNGITGPGGAAAVITKKSTPDPLAGNAAVTAAVARIATVAALSTTAAPTAPTTPNGKDIDFGWNQGPTQGQANALGCSASWASSSSTWTLDCGSKTTVNLGTITIGGGINLNFATSGAATTVYNIAGDLTTSATTNFGPGIYNFAKTLTTAGTTTFGAGTYNFGRQVTTAGTTTFGAGSFNFAKGLTTGGGGTTTFGAGTFKIGRSDNACNGSGQVSLCNTSTLTFGGPSIFELPGGYTNTGGSTLTFGSGTTNSYKIGPGSNGDAITLGGGSTTIMADATGANSVFQVVGNVNGGGGGSCFVVPVAAQHDIAGNFIGSGAILLGAGVYTVDGYFALGGNGGGSANCNGSTISVSGTNVTLVLSGKTKSSSGSCNGYVFCVAAGYSNIVLTAPQSGATAKLAVIGPTGSSNTGGATFAEGGSNAQISGAFYFPYGPIIMNGGSSVLGSNTDPSKCLQMIGSRITLSGGTTAASECIAASSAGGSSKVSLVQ; encoded by the coding sequence ATGCAGTTTTTCCGGCGATTTTTGCGGAACCGCGACGGCAACGTGCTGATCATCTCGGCACTGGTGATGCCGGTCCTGATCGGCATGGCCGCGCTGGTGACCGAATATGGCGCGGCGCTGGTCGAGCGGGCCGACAATCAGCGCGTGGCCGACCTGTCGGCCTATGCGGGCGCCCTCGCCTATAATGTGAACAAGTCCACTTCGCAGATGACTGCCACCGCCGTCGGCGTCGCGGTGCTCAACGGCGTTCCCGCCGCCAATGTACAGGTCAGCCTGGTTGCGTCCCCGAAAACGACCGGCGTCAACGCCGTTTCGGTGTCGATCAACACCTACCGTACGCTGTTCCTGGCACGCGTCCTCGACAATCGCCAGCAATTGCAGATCTATGCCAATTCGGTGGCCGAGCTCGGCGCGCAGCCGCAGACACCCGGCTGCATGCTTGCGCTCGACGGCACGCAGACTGGCCTGACGCTGAGCGGCGGCACCTCGATCACGGCGCAGAAGTGCACAGTTTCATCCAACAACACGGTGACCGTCCCCTGCGGCACCAGCATTTCGGCGCTCGGCGTCAACTACAATTCCGCCGCCGCCCCGAGCCAGCCTTGCAACGGCATCACCGGCCCAGGCGGGGCCGCAGCGGTGATCACCAAGAAATCGACCCCCGACCCGCTGGCCGGCAATGCCGCGGTCACGGCCGCCGTGGCCCGCATTGCGACGGTGGCCGCGCTTTCGACGACAGCCGCGCCAACAGCGCCGACCACTCCCAACGGCAAAGACATCGACTTCGGCTGGAACCAAGGCCCCACCCAAGGCCAGGCGAACGCGCTCGGCTGCAGCGCCAGTTGGGCGTCGTCATCATCGACCTGGACGCTGGACTGCGGCAGCAAAACCACGGTCAACCTGGGCACCATCACCATCGGCGGCGGCATCAACCTCAACTTCGCCACAAGCGGCGCGGCAACGACCGTCTACAATATCGCCGGCGACCTCACGACCAGTGCCACCACCAATTTCGGACCCGGCATCTACAATTTTGCCAAGACCCTGACCACGGCGGGAACCACCACGTTCGGAGCCGGCACCTACAATTTCGGCAGGCAGGTGACCACCGCCGGAACCACCACCTTCGGCGCCGGCAGTTTCAATTTCGCCAAGGGGCTGACCACCGGAGGTGGCGGCACCACGACCTTCGGCGCCGGCACGTTCAAGATCGGCCGCAGCGACAACGCCTGCAACGGCTCGGGGCAGGTCAGCCTCTGCAACACCTCCACCTTGACCTTTGGCGGACCGAGCATTTTTGAGCTCCCCGGCGGCTATACCAACACCGGCGGCTCGACGCTCACCTTCGGCTCCGGCACGACCAATTCCTACAAGATCGGCCCCGGCAGCAATGGCGACGCCATCACGTTGGGCGGCGGTTCAACGACGATCATGGCCGACGCGACCGGCGCCAACAGTGTTTTTCAGGTCGTCGGCAATGTGAATGGCGGCGGTGGCGGCAGCTGCTTTGTGGTGCCGGTCGCCGCGCAGCATGATATCGCCGGCAACTTCATCGGCTCGGGCGCCATCCTGCTCGGCGCCGGCGTCTACACCGTGGACGGCTATTTCGCGCTGGGCGGCAATGGCGGCGGCAGCGCCAACTGCAACGGCAGCACGATCAGCGTCAGCGGCACCAATGTGACGCTTGTTCTGTCGGGCAAGACCAAATCCAGTTCGGGAAGCTGCAACGGCTATGTCTTCTGCGTGGCCGCCGGCTACAGCAACATCGTGCTCACGGCACCGCAGTCGGGAGCGACGGCGAAGCTGGCGGTGATCGGCCCCACCGGCAGTTCCAACACTGGCGGCGCGACCTTCGCCGAAGGCGGCTCCAACGCCCAGATATCGGGCGCATTCTATTTTCCCTACGGCCCGATCATCATGAATGGCGGCTCGAGCGTGCTGGGATCGAACACCGACCCGAGCAAGTGCCTGCAGATGATCGGCTCACGCATCACGCTGTCGGGCGGCACCACGGCCGCATCGGAATGCATCGCTGCCTCGAGTGCCGGCGGCAGCAGCAAGGTGAGCCTCGTGCAATGA
- a CDS encoding LysE family translocator: MSIEFMLTSLIVVASPGTGVLYTLSAGLSRGARASIIAAFGCTLGIIPHMAAAITGLAALLHTSAVAFETLKYLGVAYLLYMAWNTLKEKGGLSVEDNVAPRSAGKVIATGILVNVLNPKLSIFFFAFLPQFVSTTEPNALSKMLELSSVFMLLTFVVFVGYGIFAASIRSHVVSRPMVLTWMRRTFAGAFVMLGAKLAMADR, encoded by the coding sequence GTGAGCATCGAATTTATGTTGACGTCGCTGATCGTCGTGGCCTCGCCCGGCACCGGCGTTCTCTACACGCTGAGCGCCGGACTTTCGCGCGGTGCGCGGGCCTCGATCATTGCCGCCTTCGGCTGCACGCTCGGCATCATCCCGCATATGGCGGCCGCCATCACCGGCCTTGCCGCATTGCTGCACACCAGTGCGGTCGCCTTCGAGACGCTGAAATATCTCGGCGTCGCCTATCTGCTCTACATGGCCTGGAACACGCTGAAGGAGAAGGGCGGCCTCAGCGTCGAGGACAATGTCGCGCCGCGCTCAGCCGGCAAGGTGATTGCCACCGGCATCCTCGTCAACGTGCTCAACCCGAAACTGTCGATCTTCTTCTTCGCCTTCCTGCCGCAATTCGTCAGCACCACCGAGCCCAATGCGCTGTCGAAGATGCTGGAACTGAGCTCCGTCTTCATGCTTTTGACCTTCGTGGTTTTCGTCGGCTACGGCATCTTCGCCGCTTCGATCCGCAGCCATGTCGTGTCGCGGCCGATGGTGCTGACCTGGATGCGCCGAACCTTCGCCGGTGCGTTTGTCATGCTCGGCGCCAAGCTGGCCATGGCTGATCGGTAG
- a CDS encoding YciI family protein, which translates to MAGNEAPREATTTKIFHCRLIPPRPDFAFTMTDEERELMGRHADYLRAKLREGVMIMAGPVADPAGPWGLLILRAGGEAEARAVTDGDPVARSGRGFRYEILPMISTIM; encoded by the coding sequence ATGGCCGGCAATGAAGCACCGCGTGAAGCCACGACGACAAAAATCTTCCATTGCCGGCTGATCCCGCCGCGGCCGGACTTCGCCTTCACCATGACGGACGAGGAAAGGGAGCTGATGGGCCGGCATGCCGACTATTTGCGCGCCAAGCTGCGCGAGGGCGTAATGATCATGGCTGGTCCCGTTGCCGATCCGGCCGGCCCCTGGGGCCTGCTGATCCTGCGTGCCGGCGGCGAGGCCGAGGCTAGGGCGGTGACCGATGGCGATCCGGTGGCAAGGTCGGGTCGCGGCTTCCGCTACGAAATCCTGCCGATGATCAGCACGATCATGTAG
- the groL gene encoding chaperonin GroEL (60 kDa chaperone family; promotes refolding of misfolded polypeptides especially under stressful conditions; forms two stacked rings of heptamers to form a barrel-shaped 14mer; ends can be capped by GroES; misfolded proteins enter the barrel where they are refolded when GroES binds) has protein sequence MAAKDVKFSRDARERMLRGVNILADAVKVTLGPKGRNVVIDKSFGAPRITKDGVTVAKEIELEDKFENMGAQMVREVASKTNDIAGDGTTTATVLAQSIVQEGHKAVAAGMNPMDLKRGIDLAVTEVVTALGKAAKKIKTSEEVAQVGTISANGDESVGKMIAEAMQKVGNEGVITVEEAKTAETELEVVEGMQFDRGYLSPYFVTNADKMVADLEDAYILLHEKKLSNLQAMLPVLEAVVQTSKPLLIISEDVEGEALATLVVNKLRGGLKIAAVKAPGFGDRRKAMLEDIAILTGGQVISEDLGIKLENVGLNMLGRAKKVSISKENTTIVDGAGKKAEIQGRVAQIKQQIEETTSDYDKEKLQERLAKLAGGVAVIRVGGATEVEVKEKKDRVDDALNATRAAVEEGIVAGGGVALLRASANIKATGANADQAAGINIVRRALQAPARQIASNAGAEASIVAGKILENKGATFGYNAQTGEYGDMIAMGIVDPVKVVRTALQDAASVAGLLVTTEAMIAEAPKKESAGGGMPGGMGGGGMGGMGGMDF, from the coding sequence ATGGCTGCTAAAGACGTAAAATTCTCCCGTGATGCCCGTGAGCGCATGCTGCGCGGCGTCAACATCCTCGCCGACGCGGTGAAGGTCACGCTCGGCCCCAAGGGCCGCAACGTCGTCATCGACAAGTCGTTCGGCGCACCGCGCATCACCAAGGACGGCGTCACCGTCGCCAAGGAAATCGAGCTTGAGGACAAGTTCGAGAACATGGGCGCGCAGATGGTCCGCGAAGTTGCTTCGAAGACCAACGACATCGCCGGCGACGGCACCACGACCGCGACCGTTCTGGCTCAGTCGATCGTCCAGGAAGGCCACAAGGCGGTTGCCGCCGGCATGAACCCGATGGACCTGAAGCGCGGCATTGACCTCGCCGTCACCGAAGTCGTCACGGCTCTCGGCAAGGCTGCCAAGAAGATCAAGACCTCCGAGGAAGTTGCCCAGGTCGGCACGATCTCGGCCAATGGCGACGAGTCGGTCGGCAAGATGATCGCGGAAGCGATGCAGAAGGTCGGCAACGAAGGCGTCATCACCGTCGAGGAAGCCAAGACCGCCGAGACCGAACTCGAAGTCGTCGAAGGCATGCAGTTCGACCGCGGCTATCTCTCGCCCTACTTCGTCACCAACGCCGACAAGATGGTTGCCGATCTCGAGGACGCCTACATCCTGCTCCACGAGAAGAAGCTCTCCAACCTGCAGGCCATGCTGCCGGTTCTCGAAGCTGTCGTGCAGACCTCGAAGCCGCTGCTCATCATCTCGGAAGACGTCGAAGGCGAGGCCCTGGCCACGCTGGTCGTCAACAAGCTGCGTGGCGGCCTGAAGATCGCCGCCGTCAAGGCGCCGGGCTTCGGTGATCGCCGCAAGGCCATGCTGGAAGACATCGCCATCCTCACCGGTGGCCAGGTCATTTCGGAAGACCTCGGCATCAAGCTCGAGAATGTCGGCCTCAACATGCTCGGCCGCGCCAAGAAGGTGTCGATCTCCAAGGAGAACACCACCATCGTCGACGGCGCCGGCAAGAAGGCCGAGATCCAGGGCCGCGTTGCCCAGATCAAGCAGCAGATCGAAGAGACCACTTCGGACTACGACAAGGAGAAGCTGCAGGAACGTCTCGCGAAGCTCGCGGGCGGCGTTGCGGTGATCCGCGTCGGCGGTGCGACGGAAGTCGAAGTCAAGGAAAAGAAGGACCGCGTTGACGACGCCCTGAACGCGACCCGCGCGGCCGTGGAAGAAGGCATCGTTGCCGGCGGTGGCGTGGCCCTGCTGCGCGCTTCGGCCAACATCAAGGCCACCGGCGCCAATGCCGACCAGGCTGCTGGCATCAACATCGTGCGTCGTGCGCTGCAGGCTCCGGCCCGCCAGATCGCCTCGAACGCCGGTGCGGAAGCTTCGATCGTTGCCGGCAAGATCCTTGAGAACAAGGGCGCGACCTTCGGCTACAACGCCCAGACCGGCGAATATGGCGACATGATCGCCATGGGTATCGTCGATCCGGTCAAGGTTGTGCGCACGGCTCTCCAGGACGCGGCCTCGGTCGCCGGCCTGCTGGTCACCACCGAAGCCATGATCGCGGAGGCTCCGAAGAAGGAGTCGGCTGGCGGCGGCATGCCCGGCGGCATGGGCGGTGGCGGCATGGGCGGCATGGGCGGCATGGACTTCTAA
- a CDS encoding nuclear transport factor 2 family protein: MKQDSTIILHPDDRSGQTAEIMRRFNDVFQLHDPSALPDLIAEECVIENTAPAPDGACHAGREACVELWSAIATQPGTRFDLEETFVAGDRATIRWRYWMADGNSVRGVNLMRVQDGRIVEAMGYVKG, encoded by the coding sequence ATGAAACAGGACAGCACCATCATCCTCCATCCGGACGACCGCTCCGGACAGACGGCCGAGATCATGCGACGCTTCAACGATGTGTTTCAGTTGCACGACCCGTCCGCACTCCCCGACCTGATTGCCGAAGAGTGCGTCATCGAAAACACCGCGCCGGCGCCTGATGGCGCCTGTCATGCCGGGCGGGAAGCCTGCGTCGAGCTGTGGTCGGCGATCGCCACTCAGCCGGGCACGCGCTTCGACCTCGAGGAGACCTTTGTCGCCGGCGACCGGGCGACCATCCGCTGGCGCTACTGGATGGCCGACGGCAACTCCGTACGCGGCGTCAATCTGATGCGTGTCCAGGACGGACGGATCGTCGAGGCAATGGGCTATGTGAAGGGATAG
- a CDS encoding TadE/TadG family type IV pilus assembly protein: MSRRRSFLRDRSGANAVEFAMLSVPLLMVLMGTFEFGRMYWAQHVLNEIAAAGARCVGVLQSGCTQNGVYNAASAISYISSRAATDGIVLSNANITVSNNTTCSGLSGFSSVRVSYTFTTVLPAFLTSLANGPNLSASACFPNQGA, translated from the coding sequence ATGAGCCGTCGCCGATCCTTCCTGCGCGACAGGTCCGGTGCCAACGCCGTCGAGTTCGCGATGCTGTCGGTGCCGCTGCTGATGGTGCTGATGGGCACGTTCGAGTTCGGCCGCATGTACTGGGCCCAGCATGTTCTGAATGAAATCGCCGCGGCAGGGGCGCGTTGCGTCGGCGTGCTGCAGAGTGGATGTACGCAGAACGGCGTCTACAACGCCGCCAGCGCCATCAGCTATATCAGCAGCAGGGCGGCCACCGACGGCATCGTCCTCAGCAACGCCAACATCACCGTCAGCAACAACACCACCTGCTCGGGCTTGTCCGGCTTTTCGAGCGTCCGGGTTTCCTACACATTCACGACCGTGCTGCCGGCCTTCCTGACGTCGCTGGCGAATGGTCCGAACCTCAGCGCCAGCGCCTGCTTCCCGAACCAGGGGGCTTGA
- a CDS encoding YkgJ family cysteine cluster protein, with the protein MPQDADRNQARSGLPALVAAASLSSQHATAPLFDCQSCGACCSYSAEWPRFSTEDDAQLDRIPEKYVAADLSGMHCEGVRCSALSGEVGKATACGIYDVRPDVCRACMPGDAECLMARREHGLLTS; encoded by the coding sequence TTGCCGCAGGACGCCGATCGCAATCAGGCCCGGTCGGGGCTGCCCGCCCTGGTCGCTGCCGCAAGCCTTTCCTCGCAACACGCCACTGCGCCGCTCTTCGACTGCCAGAGCTGCGGCGCGTGCTGTTCCTATTCGGCCGAATGGCCACGCTTCTCCACCGAGGACGATGCGCAGCTCGACCGCATCCCTGAAAAATATGTAGCGGCCGACCTGTCGGGCATGCACTGCGAGGGCGTGCGCTGTTCGGCCCTGTCCGGCGAAGTCGGCAAAGCGACGGCTTGCGGCATTTACGACGTCCGACCGGACGTCTGCCGTGCCTGCATGCCTGGCGATGCCGAGTGTCTGATGGCGCGCCGGGAGCACGGATTGCTGACGTCCTAG
- a CDS encoding TadE/TadG family type IV pilus assembly protein translates to MRKHLRPDRRLSASWRFALTDFLRRQKAGVSAVEFALVSPVLLVILAGTVDIGGSLKAKFELSSAVSAGSNYALLNGDKVNSAGGGVLAGNIATVVTSGLSGNGGSIQVVVNNGAALAYNATTSTATQSGTAANADLCYCPGSSGAVAWSAPMACGSICSGGGIAGKFVTITASKPYTPLFGGFGIVSNGNITIKAVVQPQ, encoded by the coding sequence ATGAGAAAGCACTTACGCCCCGACCGTCGCCTGTCGGCCAGCTGGCGTTTCGCGCTCACGGACTTCCTGCGGCGCCAGAAAGCCGGCGTGTCAGCGGTCGAGTTCGCTCTGGTCAGCCCCGTGCTGCTGGTCATCCTGGCCGGAACCGTCGACATAGGCGGCTCGCTGAAGGCCAAGTTCGAATTGAGTTCGGCGGTCTCGGCCGGCTCGAACTATGCGCTGCTCAATGGCGACAAGGTCAATTCCGCCGGCGGCGGCGTGCTGGCCGGCAACATTGCGACGGTGGTCACCAGCGGCCTGAGCGGCAATGGCGGCAGCATCCAGGTCGTCGTCAACAACGGTGCGGCACTTGCCTACAACGCCACCACGTCCACGGCCACCCAAAGCGGCACGGCCGCCAATGCCGATCTCTGCTACTGCCCAGGCAGTTCCGGGGCCGTGGCATGGAGCGCCCCGATGGCATGCGGCAGCATCTGCAGCGGTGGCGGCATTGCGGGAAAATTCGTGACGATCACGGCCAGCAAGCCCTATACGCCGCTTTTCGGCGGCTTCGGCATCGTCAGCAACGGCAACATCACCATCAAGGCAGTGGTACAACCGCAATGA
- a CDS encoding TetR/AcrR family transcriptional regulator gives MANDTRTRILDTTALLLRQRGYHGTSLNDILSASGAPRGSLYFHFPGGKDQLVIEVTRDSVAGVTARLGETLAAERDPAVAVHHIYQAVGRMLEDNHFSLGCPIAPVVLDSPTDVPELADLCRSAFEQWIGLLRDAFVRAGVPERRAHALALLVESSLEGLMVIARATRDRAPLQAVADEVAALIEAAVLAGEVRQRAQAGV, from the coding sequence ATGGCGAACGACACCCGCACCCGCATACTCGACACGACCGCGCTGCTGCTCCGGCAGCGCGGCTATCACGGCACCTCGCTCAACGACATATTGAGTGCCAGCGGCGCGCCGCGCGGTTCGCTCTACTTCCATTTTCCGGGCGGCAAGGACCAACTGGTGATCGAGGTGACGCGTGACAGCGTTGCCGGGGTGACGGCGAGGCTGGGCGAAACGCTGGCCGCCGAAAGGGATCCGGCTGTGGCCGTCCATCATATCTACCAGGCGGTAGGGCGCATGCTGGAAGACAACCATTTTTCGCTGGGCTGTCCGATCGCGCCCGTCGTGCTGGACTCACCAACCGACGTGCCGGAGCTGGCGGATTTGTGCCGATCGGCCTTCGAGCAGTGGATAGGCCTGTTGCGTGACGCCTTCGTCAGGGCCGGGGTGCCCGAGCGCCGCGCCCACGCTCTGGCGCTGCTGGTCGAATCGTCGCTGGAAGGGCTGATGGTGATCGCCCGCGCCACCCGAGACCGCGCCCCGCTACAGGCGGTGGCGGACGAGGTCGCGGCGCTGATCGAAGCCGCGGTGCTTGCGGGCGAGGTACGGCAACGCGCGCAGGCCGGTGTCTGA
- a CDS encoding zinc-dependent alcohol dehydrogenase family protein has translation MHSYRLDGSGGTECLVMRDEPEPRPKPHEIVVRVRAASLNRRDTMILNGTYPLPPRQSVVPLCDGAGDVVAIGEAVTRFAVGDRVTGSYFARWIDGRINAGLIDQLGCTLDGMLVEYAVLDEQWATRLPDHLEWHEAATLSCAGVTAWNAVTGAGIPKPGQWVLVIGSGGVSLFVLQFAKLLGCRVAAVTSRREKADRLRALGADLVISTADMPEWGAAVRDQTGGVDLVVETGGPATFAQSLIASTLYGHIVLLTLQDAKGGSIQLPAALYQRSLATISRLFVGSRSNLEAMLRAVSQHRLRPVIDKVFAFTEARDAYRYFQQGDVFGKVVVDGA, from the coding sequence ATGCACAGCTATCGTCTTGACGGGTCGGGCGGGACCGAATGCCTGGTGATGCGCGACGAGCCGGAGCCTCGGCCGAAACCACATGAGATCGTGGTGCGCGTCCGCGCCGCCTCGCTCAACCGCCGCGATACGATGATCCTCAACGGCACCTATCCGCTGCCGCCGCGCCAGAGCGTCGTTCCATTGTGCGACGGAGCTGGAGACGTTGTCGCCATCGGCGAGGCCGTCACCCGCTTCGCCGTTGGTGACCGTGTCACCGGCAGCTATTTCGCACGCTGGATCGACGGCCGCATCAACGCCGGGCTCATCGACCAGCTCGGCTGCACGCTGGACGGCATGCTGGTGGAGTACGCGGTTCTCGACGAACAATGGGCGACGCGCCTGCCCGATCATCTCGAATGGCATGAGGCGGCGACGCTAAGCTGCGCCGGCGTGACCGCCTGGAATGCGGTGACGGGTGCCGGAATTCCAAAGCCAGGCCAATGGGTTCTGGTCATCGGTTCGGGCGGCGTCTCGCTCTTTGTACTGCAGTTCGCCAAGCTGCTCGGCTGCCGCGTCGCCGCCGTCACCTCGCGTAGAGAGAAAGCCGACAGGCTGCGGGCGCTGGGCGCCGACCTTGTGATCTCGACGGCTGATATGCCCGAATGGGGCGCGGCCGTCCGCGACCAGACCGGCGGCGTCGATCTCGTCGTCGAGACCGGTGGCCCGGCGACCTTCGCGCAGTCGTTGATCGCCAGCACGCTTTACGGACACATCGTGCTGCTCACCCTGCAGGATGCGAAAGGCGGATCGATCCAGCTGCCTGCGGCACTCTACCAGCGCAGCCTCGCCACCATCAGTCGCCTCTTCGTCGGCAGCCGGAGCAATCTCGAAGCCATGCTGCGCGCAGTTTCGCAGCACCGCCTGCGGCCCGTCATCGACAAGGTCTTTGCATTCACCGAGGCCCGCGATGCCTATCGCTATTTCCAGCAGGGCGACGTGTTCGGGAAGGTGGTCGTCGACGGCGCCTGA